A segment of the Labrus bergylta chromosome 11, fLabBer1.1, whole genome shotgun sequence genome:
gcaacaaaaacatgtaacatGCCTTTAAATTTAACGGTTAAATGTTTGCAGCCCCTTTTTGATTAATGCATGCATTCATTTACCAGCCTATCTGCCACCCTATGGACATTGTGATTCATGACACCATCTACAGTTACACTGATTTTAATCTGAATTACGGTTTTTGCATCCTTTCTGAGTCTCTGCAGAGGAGCTGTAGTCActtctctttctgctttttctttcagAACAATGGAAGCCAATCGACCCCGAGGAGAAGAAACATTACGACAGAGAGTTTCTTCTGGGCTTCCAGTTCATCTCCGCCAGCATGAACAAGCCCGAGGGTCTGCCAGCCATCAGTGACGTCGTCCTGGACAAGGTGATAAAGACACAGGGTCAAACATTTAGTCTCATGCTAATAACTTGTCATGTTTTAATACGCTGGAAGCAGTCAGCCCCCggtgtgttttttaatgctgTAAGAATGTACGTTGCTTCTGAGGAAACATGAGCAGTGATGGAAATCTTTGCAATCAAGATGAcgtttaattttgtttttccaggcCAATAAAAACCCACTTCGCCAACTTGACCCCAGTCGTCTTCAGGGAATGAACTGTGGTCCTGACTTCACACCTTCCTTTGCAAACCTTGGCCGGCCTGgcatgggaggaggaggaggagggggagggggaggaggaggaagcagaggaCCGGTGAGTTAACATTTATAAAAGGGGATGCAAAAGCTCTGCACTTTAAAGATCATAACCCTTGATTTACATTGAGTCATTGACCTTTCTCCCCATCGCTCCTCCCAGCCTCCAGGAATGGGCATGGGAGCCGGCGGCCCGCGTCGCTCTCAGCAGATGCAGAGGAAAGAGCCGAGGAAAATCATCACCACCATGTCCCTCGGTGACGACATTCAGCTGAACAAGGCAGAGAAGGCCTGGAAACCTTCGGCCAAGAAATCCACTCGCGGCCGTGCAGCCGAGGAGGTTGAGGAGAACGATCCCCAAAACAGCAAGACCCAGGAGCTGTTCAAACAGGTCCGCAGCATCCTCAACAAGCTGACCCCACAAAAGTTTCAACAGCTCATGAAACAGGTGTCGGAACTGACTATTGACACTGAGGAAAGACTGAAAGGAGTCATAGATCTGACCTTCGAAAAGGCCATCTCTGAGCCGGACTTCTCCGTCGCCTACGCCAACATGTGCCGCTGCCTTATGGGGGTAAGTGACAACGCACACGCCCGGAAGTATGTTTTGAATACACATgaatgcatgtttgtttgtgaataGAGGTCcatgatgttttgttttatatacATCACAAAATTATATAtacttgttttattcttttcacaATGACTTGCCGATATGAAAAGGTCGGCCATGTTCGGGTTTTCGTTTGATTCAGTGCTGTGGatccacaacaaaaaaaacgccCTCTGGTAAGACGGAGCGAGATTTAGTGTGTCCAAGTAAGAATTGCTGCAGAACAAAAAGTCCTACTGCACCCTGACACATCTTGCAACTTTTATGCTTTTGGGGCTCTTCTCCCCCACAATCCTTTGCACATTAGACCAATCTTCCCATTGAGCTATTGAGAGTAGGGGTGGACTGGTTATcggcatgggggggggggatattcTGCAGTTGGCGGATTATCTGTATCggcattttattttactttgcacATAAAATTAATGACGGTAAACTCCGATATAtgagatgcacttttaataccttttttccatcttaaaagttggctgcatcttggggcactggtggcacaTTGGTTTGtgggcgccccatgtatggaggctgtggtcctccgagcggacggcccgggttcaaatccggcctttTGCTCCTgacccgcatgtcattcccctctctctctctctctctctctctctctctctctctctctctctctctctctctctctctctctctctccctgatttccaactctatccactctcctatctctccattaaaggcacaaaaagccccccaaaaaaataattaaaaaaaaagttggctACTTCTTATACACcagtgcgaccaatataccggTATGAAATCTTGACACGCGCCGAGTGCAGCCGCCACGATCAACGCACGCGACGTGACACGATTAGAAATGCTTCCccaatcatttttttgttgaaagcTGATTGCACGCTGTGAGGGGAAAGACAGTGACACAGACCATTCTGTTTACGGGACTTTCTCACATCATGTCTAATCATGACTTTACTGAAAACGGTGGTACATTGTTCTGTAATTAAATCTTGTCGAGTGCTTTAAAGAGTGACAAGTGGAGTCAGGCAGAGAGCTCGGTGTCTGcgcttcacaactttccctgcagactgagagcTCGACTACTGTACTGTGACTAGTAGGAGAGCAAACTCTACaatgagaaaacaaatggaGCTAAAAGACCGacacagctgcagagaaactACATGCTGTCGACTTCGCTGAACACGGTAGAAATTGTCACGCAGGATGACAGTTtatacctttttattttctctctgagagctTCAAAAACAGACTCTGAATTATAGTCCGTATTTTACGTTAGTTAATTATACATATTTTAACGctatctgattggctacaggtCACACGAGTAAAAGCCAATCAGAACCAGCCCTGGCAGCAGCTTTTTTTCTCAAAAGCTCTGTAAcaaagctcagccgtcatcatgTTTTTCGTGCACTCTCATTGATTCAGCGACGGGgttatattggtgtcccagtctgtgaggtcaTATTGCGTTTCAGCGTTGTGGAAGCACTGCACAGCAGGAGCTTCTCATACACAGCGCTGCGTTCCCTGCTGGCTCAGCCATCCCTCCTCTGTTACACCTTCGAAGACGATACAAATGAGGGGTTCACTTCCCCCTGCTGTTACGCCTCTGCGACATTCATATCGAAGGTGAAACCTCACGGAAATATGGAGGCTTGTTGTAGCAGACCTTGCTCAGGTGTTTATGTGGTAACTGTGGCAGATTAAAGGATCCAGTGATGCTGCTGATCAAAATGATGGTATTGAGGAGCCACTTGCTCTAGGTAACTCTACTTCTTGTCTTTCCCTGTCCTGTTTtcgttctttctttctttttgaacattcattttctctttccAGCTCAAAGTCGAAGCCACAGATAAGCCGGGAGCCACTGTGAATTTCCGCAAGCTGCTGCTAAATCGATGCCAGAAGGAGTTTGAGAAGGACAAAGACGACGACGAGATCTTtgagaagaagcagaaagagcTGGAGGCGGCCTCAGGGGTACAGTAACGGGTTCTTAACATCACAAAAGAAACCAGTTTGATTGTTGATCTCGGGTGTTTGTTGGGGCTCATTAGAAGGTCACGATGCATCGTGAGGAAACCAACGTACAGAGAGAATTTACAGCTgactatttctgtttttgtgtctctgtttacaCGCAGGACGACGTGAAGCAACTCactgaggagctgcaggaggctAAAGACAAGGCCAGGAGGCGCTCACTGGGGAACATCAAGTTCATTGGCGAGCTGTTTAAGCTGAAGATGCTCACAGAGGTCATCATGCACGATTGCATTGTAAAGCTGCTGAAAAACCACGACGAGGAGTCGCTGGAGTGCCTGTGTAGATTGTTCTCCACCATCGGAAAGGACCTAGACTTTGAAAAGGCCAAGGTACCAATGCACGCTGACAAACGTGTGGTTTGATTTTCAACTTATTGTAAGAGATCACCAAACTGTTGTGTTCATCTTCAGCCTCGTATGGATCAGTACTTCAACCAGATggagaaaataacaaaggagaGGAAGAACAGCTCCAGGATTCGCTTCATGCTGCAGGATGTGCTCGATCTTCGACGGGTAAAGCAGAAATATCACACGCATACAGTTCACATCTAGTATCCTCATGCTTCTcaaaacaagaccatcaggTACATTTTTAATGTCCGGGTCATGCTGGGAAGGAGCTAcatgtcggatttgaacccaggcctcctgctttgaggactataggcCCAATCTCGAtgtccaccctcacacactcactgactttGGTGCGCGTTCCCGGTAAGTCTGTGAGGGTTTATTGCTGTCCCACTGTGAAATCCCCAAGTGTTTGAGGGATCTCTCGCTGACTTTACGAGCCCTTTATGCACCCTGTCCATAAGTGGGCATAGCTGCAGACTTAACGTGAGGGAAGTACCCATAGTTCATAGCATTGTGACGTGAAATATATGATTTCTCGGGGAAGCCCACAACAATTGTCAGCCCACAACAAACGCCATATAACCAAGAcggtaaaaaataacaaaaaaactttGCAACATGAAATCATGCAGTCATGGTTACAAAGTTCTGTCCCATTTCTATTTAACCATTGGAGCCCTCGCAGCCTCATGCACTCAATCACTTTTCAGGTGACGTCAATAAAGTCAGTAAGGGCTCAGGGTTTAGGGAGGACATCGAGATTCAGCCTGTAGTCGTCGATTATAGGGCATGCACacttaaatgttgtttcaagatggctgcaacctccagtgttgtgAAGTGAAGCTGCAGTTTACAGGGCACCAGATAggctagcggttatgttgcacgcctcatgtacagaggctaaagtcctcacAGCAGCGGCCTTAGGTTCCAATCTGACCTCgtccctttgctgcatgcccccccttctctctccacccatcatttcctgtctctcttcagctgaaaaaaaaggctgcaaatccccaaatgtccacttgaggcttatCCAATAGTTAATTCACAAAGTGTCCCAAGAACAAAGAGTTGCACTGAGTTACAAAATTCCCAAAATTTCTTAGTCTCATGAGATTTTCTAAGAGTTTGCCTTTTAAGTTGAGATCCTGGTAGAGATAAAAAAGTTATTCACGTCGTGTCGGAACGCTGCTGAGCTGACAAACAGGGACAGTTGTTCGACTTCAAAACGCCTCCACAGGAACCAATGTGTGACTTAACTGAtcctacgtccatgttttatacagtctgtggttttaaGCAGTCTTGAAATACGCTACCACTGCCAAGTCGTCATAAAATCCTGTCAGGcatcaaaagaaacatttcctaTTCCTCCATATTGACTGTGGACGACATCGACTTGTTGAGTTTTGGTCGAGAGTCAAAGGAAAGGAGCAGATGTGGCTTCTCAGAGCAATGCTTCGACGACGggttctcttttctttcttttttttactgagaaAATGATCAGCAACTTTTAGGGACCTTCAAAAGGAGTTGCACCTAGCTATGGCTAAAGGTCATCCTTAGTGGGCAATCACAACTTTGTCCTGAGCCCGCGCCACACCACCATGTTTACTGGAGGGTCAGTGTTTAGTAGTTTCCTTCATCGTGTTTCTTAGCGGACTCTGTTAGTCCTTGTTagtttccatgtgtgtgtttctctggcCTTCAGTGTGAGTTGTATTGTTGCATGtagtctgttgtgtgtgtgtgtgtgttcattttagtgtgtgtttctgtacgCAGTCCCAGAGACGTCCACACTGGTCCTTCAGCCCTGGCCTGTGTGAGTCTCTTTTATGGGCTTACAAAGAAACTGCTTCCTCAGCTCTTTAATGCAGCACTGCTCCTAAACATAGATCTGCTCTGTGCCATCGGCTGAGACAATCACATCAGAGGTTTTACATGTCCTTAACGTCTCCATGTTTGTTGGCTGGTGTGGTTTTTTAGTAGTGATATAAAGCCGTTTTGTTGGAGTGGAAGCGTTGCTCTGAAGGAATGCTGCAGTCCTGTAGTTATGTGCCCAGTCCCGCCCACGCAGCCTTACAAAACCTGCTGTCTTCAGGGCTTTTATAAGCCAAAAATCAGCTGCTCCAAGTCAGCACATCGGCCCAGTTTAACAGTGAAACACTCTTTGTTTCCtttggaggagaagagggaaacGTCTTATAGATGTTGATCTCTTCTCCTTTAAGTCTGACTTTATTATATAAATCCAACATGTGTTCATGATGCATGTGATTAGTCCTCCAAATCTGTGACTTGTTCTCTTAAATGTTAGGATTTGTTGTTGGAATTGATGATATGCCCCACCTCTGCTGCACTGCGCTGTACTCACAATCTCTACCACCACCTCAGAACAACTGGGTGCCCCGGAGAGGCGACCAAGGCCCCAAGACCATCGACCAGATCCACAAAGACGCCGAGCTGGAGGAGCACAGGGAGCAGATGAAGGTGCAGCAAGCCCTCGTCTCCAAGAAGGAGTCGGGCGGCGGCGGCGGAGGAGGCAGGATGGGTGGAGGAGGCCAGGGCGGTCGTGGGGGCCATCACACCCCAGGCCGCGGTGCTCCTCCccaggatgagggctggaacACAGTGCCCATCTCCAAGAACCGACCTATTGACACATCTCGCCTTAGCAAAATCACAAAGGTAGGAGAGCGAGGTGACCTCCTCAGCTGGTGCTGTCATCACTTCACCTAAATTAAAGTTTTACACATTAAACCAAATGAAACACTCTTTGAAGTTTTTAACCCACGTGTTAAACAACTGTCTCTTCTTTTAGACTCCTGTTCTTGACTTTAACAATCAGCTTCTTGCCCCCGGCGGTAAAGGCACATGGGGCAGCTGGGGAAAGGGCAGCAGCGGCGGTTCAAGCACCAAACCTGCAGAACCTGGTAGGTTTCCAAGCGTAATGACATTTACATCCACTAAGTACGTAGATAACTTCCTCAAACTCAAccctggatgtgtgtgtgtgttttttattcatagGCTCAGAGACGGGCGGGCGTCCAGGCGCCAGCACTCTCAACAGGTTCTCCGCCTTGCAGCAGTCTTCGTCCTCCATTTCAGCGGATTCAGACAGACGAGTTCCTCAGAGGTTAGAAACAGAACTAAACTGCCGAAGCGAAACAAGCGCTTTAAGACAGAAacattcagtatttttttttactcccccTGACTctgctctccctcttttctctacGCCTCTACAGGAACAGCTCAAGTCGGGAGCGCGGCGAGAACTTCGACCGCTCTAATCGCGGCGGTGACAGATTTGACAGACGGGACGACCGAGATCGCAACCGCCTGCAGGTCACCAAGCGCAGTTTTAGCCGGGAGAATGAAGGACAGAGCCGGGAGAGGGAGCAGCGCGGGTCGGCTGATCCTGTCCGCAGGGTAGCGAGCATGACTGACGACAGAGACCGAGGCAGCAGAGACCGAGGCAGCAGAGACAGGGGCAGCAGAGACAGGGGCAGCAGAGACAGGGGCAGCAGAGACCGAGGCAGCAAAGAGCGAGCCAGCAGCAAAGACGGTGAGAGAAGTGACTCAGAAATAGAGAGAAACCCCAATTGTTAAAGAATGATATTTTAAGTATtcagctgaaaaacaaaaccaggCACCACAAAACATTGTCCAGCGCCCTACGTCCCCCGAAGagtttttcatttcctttctgtTATGCTCATAAACAGTGAAGCGGGAGAAAACTGccacccccccacctccccagACCCCCACCAAGCCTGCCTTGACTGAAGAAGAGCTGAACAAAAAGTCGATCGCCATCATCGAGGAGTACCTACACATCAACGACATGAAGGTACAGAGTTACGCACATATAGACATATCATTAAGGATTACAGAGGATTCATTTTGTAACCatgtgtttgttcttctgtcTCCACAGGAGGccctgcagtgtgtgcaggAGATGAACAGCACTCAGCTGCTCTTTGTGTTCGTACGAAACGGGCTGGAGTCCACGCTGGAGCGCAGCACCATCGCCAGAGAGCACACGGGTCTGCTCCTGCACCAGCTTATCAAGGCCGGCACGCTCCCAAAGCAGCAGTACTACAAAGGGTGAGTGTTGGGGTgagactatgtggaaattgggagtacgggcgcactcacactgggcaatccgtaccgtgcctaAACACGCGTCACCCCttcagtccagtttgtttgtctAGTGTGAGTCCTCTGATCCGGGCTCAAACTCGGTACACTTCCTCGGCCCTGGCACGCTTcaaagaggtgtgcttcggcacggtacagttcatgcacacGCACGCAGGTACACAatgtggacagccttcattatgtcTCTATCAAGACTCGTCTCCTCTTTCGCCCCCTGGGGTAGAGTCCCTTTGCAGccttaagaaaaagctaaagacccagctctttctgAACACCTatgaccttaatgatgatgatgatgctctgcctctggtcacttcctgtcagcacctctgttcacttcctgtcagcacctctgatCAGTTGGTTTGCATTTCCTgaagttgtttcctcctctaGATCATGGCTTGTAATTTCTGTGAGAATCAGTTTATTTACTTAAATATTGAAAAAGGTTGTTTACGATCAGAGAGTTGCTTTGAGAACAGCTCGGACGATCTCTGGCATGAAATGTGCAGCTTGATATAAAGAGAGTGAAAACTAAATGTTATTAGAAAAGCATTTTAGATCAAACTCTTTGAAATGCAAGTTTTGCCTGAAAGCGTGTacagcaggattttaaatgaGCAGACACCCAGAGGGGCAGGAAGTAAATCAGTGTCTGAAGAGAAATACTCTGTAAACAGTTTCTCAGCCAGAGAAGTCAGTTTCCATGTTTGAGTTAATTTGGTGACATATGGCTCAGATTCTCTGTCTGCTGAGACATGTGGAacccccttctcctcctttaAACCTGGACtttaaagtgtgtgtctgtgtgtgtgtcctcaggctTCAGGAAATCCTGGAGGTGGCCGAAGACATGGCCATAGACGTCCCTCACATCTGGCTGTACCTGGCAGAGCTGATCACGCCCATGCTCCACGAGGGAGGCATCCCCATGGGAGAACTTTTCAGGTAcgtcccatctctctctctctctctctctttctctctctctctctctctctctctctccccccccccctcatcaccacgtttaaaaaaaaaaaaaaaatcaacctgcACGAGAAGACGGCCTGTGGATGTTTGGAATTTGTTCACCAGATGTTTGACCTGcgttgacctttttttttttatgtctccaGGGAGATTTCAAAGCCTTTGATCCCCCTGGGCCAGGCCGGGGTCCTGCTGGTCCACATCCTCACTTTACTCTGCAAAGGGATGGTGAGACCAGAACAATAATATCCTCTTATTAGTGTTATCATACAGACTCATCAGACTCTTTCCTATGATAGTGGCCTCTTCAACTTTCTcttcaaacatttctttctCATCAGAGCCATAAAAAAGCGGGCGCCATGTGGCGGGAAGCTGGCCTCCGGTGGAAAGACTTCCTCCCAGAAGACGTCGACGTCAACAAGTTCGTAACAGAAAAGGTGAGAGGGCTGCTCCGCTTCACTGGCCACAGATGCAATATTCCCTACATTTTATAATACATCTGTTGATATCAAAATTACAGTGAgatgtaaaatatataattaatatgTATCAGCGGTGGCGCTTTGGCTGTTGTGGTCTGTAAGGCAACgtgacctcacagactgggacaccaatgtAACGCCACCGGGGCACTTATGGCGAGTTAGAGGTTCTTTACCCTGTTATGAAGCTAAAGAGTTGAACCTGTTTTGTGTAATCCAGGATGTGGAGTTCACTCTGGGCGATGAGTCGGAGGAAAGCAACAAGAAGGAGCTGAGCTCCGGAGAGCTGACCAAACAGCTGGAGCGCCTGATGCAAGACCAGGCCGACACCCAGAGGATCTTTGACTGGATCGAGGTACGTAATGGCGCTCTATGTGTAGTTTGTCTCAATCTTTAATCCTTGatttatgaataaaataagtaaaTTCATCCTCTCTGTATGTGCAGGCCAACctggatgagcagcagagctcgTCCAACATGTTCGTCAGAGCTTTGATGACCTGCGTCTGCCAGTCAGCCGTTACTTGTAAGTCAACACAAAGATTGAAGATTTACTTTTAAGGGCGTGGTTAATGAATGAGGCCCCGCCCCTCTCTCTGATCCCTGTACCCAGCTCTATCTGCTCTATCCCTGTCCTCTCGATGAACGAATCaaaagcctttaaaaataaagcctCATTACCAAGCTCATCAGTGGCCTGCCCAGGCATCTTTCTGGCCTGTTGTTTAGTATCAGGTCTTATCAGATGATCCGTTAGCGTCCCTGTCTCTTTACCTCTCATGCACACGTTGCTAGCCGTGTCCGCTCTGcaggagatcagagagagagacatccaCAAGTGCGTCCCTGTTGTCAGTGGATCTACCGTGGTGCAATGTCCTGTGTTGAATATGAACCTTCTTAAAGCTTGTCGTCTACAGCTGATGACATCCTGCCCTCTAAtagctgctttcacacctgcggaaaactcctgaagttttcctcgctgagcgtcatgtgtgaacacaaacagctgaatgtttctcctccagcctcctcgtattcattctgcagaaagtcagagtgagctgatgatagaacacagcaggatataatcaggagaattcacctggagcgagtgggagggggtggtgacgtttattccctgtgatcgctgcacgatcatagactgtctgcacgccacctctaccatctccgtgctcacaacctgctgcattatgtttcctgttctccagtatgttcttctccactctttagttcacattgggATTATGTTGAACTGcatgtagcattgatacaaaggcaaatattctcattaaagcGTTGTGTTGCGGACTCTGATGCATCATCCACTTCTTCTGGGTCTTACCTCAGTAgaccctccccccctcctgtctgacagggatagtctcccaatGTGAggttcatgtgtgaacaaccaggtcaggagaatatccggagcagtcctcctggaGTGCAGATGGAAACCGCTTTAGTTTAGGATTGTTAACAATGAGC
Coding sequences within it:
- the LOC109986255 gene encoding eukaryotic translation initiation factor 4 gamma 1 isoform X5, producing MYTGPHLPPHAELHEMNKAPQPITGPPSNPHPAPSPGLSQPYYTNRTGLPPTSGPRGVPPSSGPRPVTPTHVYQAGPGSRMMMIPGQQLPFPSSPQGPAYFIPGQYQSATYVATPQQYPVPAGTPGFYPGTSPAEYGTYAGAYYPAQPQFTPSVQAAPVIMNPAPQQQQPPPPPPQHIPTKRERKQIRIRDPNQGGRDITEEIMSGGRSGSTPTPPQTAISGSESPAASQANGESAPAAATPALVRPDDRSKPSPPPLSKTPELAKGDPIPTEATHSVTNTKPALPPLPSEAEDAPLETISTLAPSAPVADVMDAPPPLREPTPTPQSAPEVPAYPAPLPDPVPSSAAQDKTDTEAKEEEEDEVEEAPPTSTNGVPEVETEKLPVMLPTSHMEAPLESPIAQPEELCLLNGLPLPAPQDPEVPAFCTAERDDSPIAEPDISQQPIRESAADIVQAEPTPAVQTTPTPTTQTTPTPTTQTTPTPTTQTTPTPTTQTTPTPTTQTTPTPTTQTTPTPTTQTTPTPSTQTTPTPVEEPAPAPTVVEIAADPIVLTAPTQPETQEVVPPVALDVKDDNTPLSESPVTEEKPAPAETVSSVADSTPETAPTPPPPTAEEREDTPPPQTVTPALVETTMQAAVSVPKKKRKMKDLNKKEAVGDLLDAFKEEQVVAPAEPEPAPATETKPPTASPPTPEEADLTWEDKEDKEDKLDAENIQPDGKKYQYKGEQWKPIDPEEKKHYDREFLLGFQFISASMNKPEGLPAISDVVLDKANKNPLRQLDPSRLQGMNCGPDFTPSFANLGRPGMGGGGGGGGGGGGSRGPPPGMGMGAGGPRRSQQMQRKEPRKIITTMSLGDDIQLNKAEKAWKPSAKKSTRGRAAEEVEENDPQNSKTQELFKQVRSILNKLTPQKFQQLMKQVSELTIDTEERLKGVIDLTFEKAISEPDFSVAYANMCRCLMGLKVEATDKPGATVNFRKLLLNRCQKEFEKDKDDDEIFEKKQKELEAASGDDVKQLTEELQEAKDKARRRSLGNIKFIGELFKLKMLTEVIMHDCIVKLLKNHDEESLECLCRLFSTIGKDLDFEKAKPRMDQYFNQMEKITKERKNSSRIRFMLQDVLDLRRNNWVPRRGDQGPKTIDQIHKDAELEEHREQMKVQQALVSKKESGGGGGGGRMGGGGQGGRGGHHTPGRGAPPQDEGWNTVPISKNRPIDTSRLSKITKTPVLDFNNQLLAPGGKGTWGSWGKGSSGGSSTKPAEPGSETGGRPGASTLNRFSALQQSSSSISADSDRRVPQRNSSSRERGENFDRSNRGGDRFDRRDDRDRNRLQVTKRSFSRENEGQSREREQRGSADPVRRVASMTDDRDRGSRDRGSRDRGSRDRGSRDRGSRDRGSKERASSKDVKREKTATPPPPQTPTKPALTEEELNKKSIAIIEEYLHINDMKEALQCVQEMNSTQLLFVFVRNGLESTLERSTIAREHTGLLLHQLIKAGTLPKQQYYKGLQEILEVAEDMAIDVPHIWLYLAELITPMLHEGGIPMGELFREISKPLIPLGQAGVLLVHILTLLCKGMSHKKAGAMWREAGLRWKDFLPEDVDVNKFVTEKDVEFTLGDESEESNKKELSSGELTKQLERLMQDQADTQRIFDWIEANLDEQQSSSNMFVRALMTCVCQSAVTCENPFKVDAEQIKQRAKLLQKYLKDEQKELQALYALQALMVEMEQPANLLRMFFDTLYDEDVIKEEAFYKWESSKDPAEQQGKGVALKSVTAFFTWLREAEDEDESDNS
- the LOC109986255 gene encoding eukaryotic translation initiation factor 4 gamma 1 isoform X4; its protein translation is MYTGPHLPPHAELHEMNKAPQPITGPPSNPHPAPSPGLSQPSFPGQPPSVVFATPPPPQMNPTPQTRQPYYTNRTGLPPTSGPRGVPPSSGPRPVTPTHVYQAGPGSRMMMIPGQQLPFPSSPQGPAYFIPGQYQSATYVATPQQYPVPAGTPGFYPGTSPAEYGTYAGAYYPAQPQFTPSVQAAPVIMNPAPQQQQPPPPPPQHIPTKRERKQIRIRDPNQGGRDITEEIMSGGRSGSTPTPPQTAISGSESPAASQANGESAPAAATPALVRPDDRSKPSPPPLSKTPELAKGDPIPTEATHSVTNTKPALPPLPSEAEDAPLETISTLAPSAPVADVMDAPPPLREPTPTPQSAPEVPAYPAPLPDPVPSSAAQDKTDTEAKEEEEDEVEEAPPTSTNGVPEVETEKLPVMLPTSHMEAPLESPIAQPEELCLLNGLPLPAPQDPEVPAFCTAERDDSPIAEPDISQQPIRESAADIVQAEPTPAVQTTPTPTTQTTPTPTTQTTPTPTTQTTPTPTTQTTPTPTTQTTPTPTTQTTPTPTTQTTPTPSTQTTPTPVEEPAPAPTVVEIAADPIVLTAPTQPETQEVVPPVALDVKDDNTPLSESPVTEEKPAPAETVSSVADSTPETAPTPPPPTAEEREDTPPPQTVTPALVETTMQAAVSVPKKKRKMKDLNKKEAVGDLLDAFKEEQVVAPAEPEPAPATETKPPTASPPTPEEADLTWEDKEDKEDKLDAENIQPDGKKYQYKGEQWKPIDPEEKKHYDREFLLGFQFISASMNKPEGLPAISDVVLDKANKNPLRQLDPSRLQGMNCGPDFTPSFANLGRPGMGGGGGGGGGGGGSRGPPPGMGMGAGGPRRSQQMQRKEPRKIITTMSLGDDIQLNKAEKAWKPSAKKSTRGRAAEEVEENDPQNSKTQELFKQVRSILNKLTPQKFQQLMKQVSELTIDTEERLKGVIDLTFEKAISEPDFSVAYANMCRCLMGLKVEATDKPGATVNFRKLLLNRCQKEFEKDKDDDEIFEKKQKELEAASGDDVKQLTEELQEAKDKARRRSLGNIKFIGELFKLKMLTEVIMHDCIVKLLKNHDEESLECLCRLFSTIGKDLDFEKAKPRMDQYFNQMEKITKERKNSSRIRFMLQDVLDLRRNNWVPRRGDQGPKTIDQIHKDAELEEHREQMKVQQALVSKKESGGGGGGGRMGGGGQGGRGGHHTPGRGAPPQDEGWNTVPISKNRPIDTSRLSKITKTPVLDFNNQLLAPGGKGTWGSWGKGSSGGSSTKPAEPGSETGGRPGASTLNRFSALQQSSSSISADSDRRVPQRNSSSRERGENFDRSNRGGDRFDRRDDRDRNRLQVTKRSFSRENEGQSREREQRGSADPVRRVASMTDDRDRGSRDRGSRDRGSRDRGSRDRGSRDRGSKERASSKDVKREKTATPPPPQTPTKPALTEEELNKKSIAIIEEYLHINDMKEALQCVQEMNSTQLLFVFVRNGLESTLERSTIAREHTGLLLHQLIKAGTLPKQQYYKGLQEILEVAEDMAIDVPHIWLYLAELITPMLHEGGIPMGELFREISKPLIPLGQAGVLLVHILTLLCKGMSHKKAGAMWREAGLRWKDFLPEDVDVNKFVTEKDVEFTLGDESEESNKKELSSGELTKQLERLMQDQADTQRIFDWIEANLDEQQSSSNMFVRALMTCVCQSAVTCENPFKVDAEQIKQRAKLLQKYLKDEQKELQALYALQALMVEMEQPANLLRMFFDTLYDEDVIKEEAFYKWESSKDPAEQQGKGVALKSVTAFFTWLREAEDEDESDNS